A stretch of the Vigna radiata var. radiata cultivar VC1973A chromosome 7, Vradiata_ver6, whole genome shotgun sequence genome encodes the following:
- the LOC106769262 gene encoding probable LRR receptor-like serine/threonine-protein kinase At4g36180, translated as MTKFLILLLLCARFLSCAHCGSVTEIQALTSFKLNLYDPLGALNDWDPSTPLAPCDWRGVSCKNDRVTELRLPRLQLTGLLADRISDLRMLRRLSLRSNSFNGTIPQSLSKCTLLRSLFLQDNDLSGQLPPEIGNLAALQILNVAGNNLSGQIPAELPFHLKYVDLSANAFSGQIPTTIAGLSELQLINLSYNKFSGQIPERIGELQNLQYLWLDHNVLGGTLPSSLANCSSLVHLSVEGNALAGVLPAAIAALPNLQVLSLAQNNFTGAVPASVFCNVSLKAPSLRIVQLGFNRFTDFAWPQAATCFSVLEVLDIQQNGVRGMFPLWLTNVTTLLVLDISGNALFGEVPPEIGNLWKLEELKMANNSFSGEIPPELVKCRSLRVLDFEGNRFSAEVPSFIGNLTALKVLSLGVNHFSGSVPVSFGGLVSLETMSLRGNRLNGSMPEELMGLKNLTVLDLSVNQFSGHVSAEIGNLSKLMVLNLSGNDFNGEIPSTLGNLFRLTTLDLSKQNLSGKLPYEISGLPSLQVIALQENKLSGVIPEGFSSLISLKYVNLSSNDFSGYVPKSYGFLRSLSVLSLSNNRIMGVIPPEIGNCPDIEVLELRSNYFGGPIPADLSSLAHLKVLDLGKNNLTGALPEDISKCSELTVVLADHNELSGAIPGSLAKLSHLTVLDLSANQLSGEIPSNLNTIPGLVYFNVSGNKLEGEIPPMLGSKFNDSSVFASNQNLCGKPLDRKCEETDNRERNRSIVLIIIIAVGACLLALCCCFYISSLLRWRRRIKAAVSGEKKKSPRTSSGTSQGRSSTDTNGPKLVMFNAKITLAETIEATRQFDEENVLSRTRHGLVFKACYNDGMVLSIRKLPDGSLDENMFRKEAESLGKIRHRNLTVLRGYYAGPSDVRLLVFDYMPNGNLATLLQEASHLDGHVLNWPMRHLIALGIARGIAFLHQSSFIHGDIKPQNVLFDADFEAHLSDFGLDKLTVTNPVEASTSSTASVGTLGYVSPEAVLTGEPTKECDVYSFGIVLLELLTGKRPVMFTQDEDIVKWVKKQLQNGQIAELLEPGLFELDPESSEWEEFLLGVKVGLLCTAPDPLDRPTMADIVFMLEGCRVGPDIPSSAETAQPSPV; from the coding sequence ATGACTAAATTTCTCATCCTACTGTTATTGTGTGCACGCTTCTTATCATGCGCCCACTGCGGCTCTGTCACCGAGATCCAAGCCTTGACGTCGTTCAAGCTCAACCTTTACGACCCTCTCGGCGCGCTTAACGACTGGGACCCATCAACGCCGTTAGCTCCTTGCGACTGGCGTGGGGTTTCTTGCAAGAACGACCGAGTCACCGAGTTACGTCTGCCTCGCCTTCAACTCACTGGCCTACTTGCTGACCGCATTTCAGACCTACGCATGCTTCGAAGGCTCAGCCTTCGCTCCAACTCCTTCAACGGCACAATTCCCCAATCCCTCTCCAAATGCACGCTCCTACGCTCCTTGTTCCTACAGGATAACGACCTCTCCGGCCAACTCCCGCCGGAGATTGGAAACCTCGCCGCTCTCCAGATTCTCAACGTTGCCGGCAACAACCTCTCTGGTCAAATCCCCGCCGAACTTCCCTTCCATCTCAAATACGTTGACCTCTCCGCCAACGCCTTCTCCGGCCAGATTCCGACCACCATCGCCGGTCTTTCCGAGCTTCAGCTTATCAACCTCTCCTACAACAAGTTCTCGGGCCAGATTCCTGAGCGCATTGGAGAGCTTCAGAACCTGCAATACCTTTGGCTCGATCACAATGTTCTCGGTGGAACCTTACCTTCATCTCTCGCGAATTGTTCCTCGCTCGTGCATTTGAGCGTGGAAGGGAACGCGCTTGCCGGCGTGTTACCGGCTGCGATTGCGGCCCTCCCGAACCTTCAGGTGTTGTCGCTCGCGCAGAACAACTTCACCGGCGCCGTTCCGGCTTCCGTTTTCTGCAACGTGTCGCTCAAAGCGCCGTCACTTCGCATCGTTCAGTTAGGGTTTAACCGTTTCACGGATTTCGCGTGGCCTCAAGCCGCCACGTGTTTCAGTGTTCTTGAGGTTTTGGATATTCAGCAAAATGGCGTGCGCGGCATGTTTCCGCTGTGGCTAACCAACGTGACGACGTTGTTGGTTCTCGACATTTCCGGTAACGCACTTTTCGGCGAGGTTCCGCCGGAAATTGGAAATCTCTGGAAATTGGAAGAGCTGAAGATGGCCAATAATTCGTTCTCAGGCGAGATTCCGCCGGAATTAGTAAAATGTAGGTCCCTGCGTGTTCTTGATTTTGAAGGAAACCGGTTTTCCGCTGAGGTTCCTTCGTTTATAGGAAATCTGACAGCGCTGAAGGTTCTATCTCTTGGTGTGAACCATTTCTCTGGTTCTGTTCCGGTGAGTTTTGGTGGGCTTGTTTCTCTTGAAACTATGAGTTTAAGAGGTAATAGATTGAATGGTTCAATGCCAGAGGAATTGATGGGGTTGAAGAATTTGACAGTGTTGGACCTCAGTGTAAACCAGTTTTCTGGTCATGTTTCTGCGGAAATTGGGAATCTGAGTAAATTAATGGTTCTGAATCTGAGTGGTAATGACTTCAATGGAGAAATTCCTTCTACTTTGGGGAATCTTTTCAGGCTCACAACTCTTGATTTGAGCAAACAAAATCTCTCCGGTAAATTGCCATATGAAATTTCGGGGCTTCCCAGTTTGCAGGTCATTGCTCTTCAAGAGAACAAGTTGTCTGGGGTGATACCTGAAGGGTTTAGCAGCTTGATCAGTTTGAAATACGTAAACCTAAGCTCTAACGACTTTTCTGGGTATGTTCCTAAAAGCTATGGCTTTCTCCGATCTTTGTCTGTTCTTTCATTGTCTAATAACCGCATCATGGGAGTGATTCCCCCGGAAATTGGAAACTGCCCTGACATTGAAGTTCTCGAGCTTAGATCAAATTACTTCGGAGGTCCCATTCCCGCCGATCTCTCTAGTCTAGCTCATTTGAAAGTCCTTGATTTAGGTAAGAACAACTTAACTGGGGCTTTGCCAGAGGATATCTCCAAATGCTCAGAGTTAACCGTTGTGTTAGCAGATCACAACGAACTTTCGGGTGCTATACCAGGGTCATTGGCCAAGTTATCACACCTAACTGTGCTGGATCTCTCTGCCAACCAATTGAGTGGCGAAATCCCCAGTAATCTAAACACCATCCCCGGTTTGGTGTACTTCAATGTCTCAGGCAACAAATTAGAGGGTGAGATTCCACCAATGTTGGGTTCTAAATTCAACGACTCCTCTGTATTTGCAAGCAACCAGAACTTGTGCGGGAAGCCATTGGATAGAAAGTGCGAAGAGACAGACAATAGAGAGAGAAATAGGTCGATAGTGTTAATCATTATCATCGCGGTTGGAGCTTGCTTATTGGCATTGTGTTGCTGCTTCTACATCTCCAGCCTTCTGAGATGGCGCAGAAGGATCAAAGCAGCAGTGTCAggggagaagaaaaagagtCCGAGAACAAGTTCGGGAACAAGTCAAGGTCGAAGCAGCACTGACACCAACGGACCAAAACTCGTTATGTTCAACGCCAAAATCACACTAGCCGAAACAATCGAAGCAACAAGGCAATTCGACGAAGAAAACGTGCTGAGCAGAACAAGACACGGTTTAGTATTCAAGGCCTGTTACAACGACGGAATGGTCCTTTCCATTCGCAAGCTCCCAGACGGGTCACTAGACGAAAACATGTTCAGAAAAGAAGCCGAGTCGTTAGGAAAAATCAGGCACCGAAACCTAACAGTTCTCAGAGGCTACTATGCAGGCCCATCGGATGTTAGACTCTTGGTCTTCGATTACATGCCCAATGGGAACCTCGCAACGTTGCTCCAAGAAGCATCACACCTAGATGGTCACGTTCTGAATTGGCCAATGCGACACCTCATTGCATTAGGAATAGCCCGTGGCATAGCGTTTCTACACCAATCCTCATTTATCCACGGTGACATCAAACCCCAAAACGTGCTCTTTGATGCAGACTTCGAAGCCCATTTATCAGATTTCGGGTTGGACAAGTTAACAGTCACCAACCCAGTCGAAGCCTCCACTTCAAGCACAGCTTCAGTTGGCACGTTGGGTTACGTGTCCCCGGAGGCTGTACTAACAGGGGAACCCACGAAAGAGTGTGACGTGTACAGCTTCGGCATCGTTTTGCTGGAACTTCTCACTGGGAAGAGACCGGTGATGTTCACGCAGGATGAGGATATAGTGAAGTGGGTGAAGAAACAGTTACAGAACGGTCAAATTGCAGAGCTACTAGAGCCTGGTTTGTTTGAACTTGACCCAGAGTCTTCGGAATGGGAAGAGTTCTTGCTGGGTGTGAAAGTTGGTCTGCTTTGCACAGCTCCAGACCCTCTTGATCGACCAACCATGGCTGACATCGTGTTCATGCTCGAAGGTTGTCGTGTTGGACCCGATATTCCATCCTCCGCTGAAACAGCACAACCTTCTCCGGTGTAA
- the LOC106765474 gene encoding V-type proton ATPase 16 kDa proteolipid subunit: MAAFSGDETAPFFGFLGAAAALVFSCMGAAYGTAKSGVGVASMGVMRPELVMKSIVPVVMAGVLGIYGLIIAVIISTGINPKAKSYYLFDGYAHLSSGLACGLAGLSAGMAIGIVGDAGVRANAQQPKLFVGMILILIFAEALALYGLIVGIILSSRAGQSRAD; the protein is encoded by the exons ATGGCTGCCTTCAGCGGCGACGAAACCGCTCCTTTCTTTGGCTTCCTCGGAGCCGCCGCCGCCCTTGTTTTTTCCT GCATGGGTGCGGCGTACGGCACCGCGAAGAGCGGCGTGGGGGTGGCGTCGATGGGAGTGATGAGACCGGAGTTGGTAATGAAATCGATCGTGCCTGTCGTGATGGCTGGTGTGTTGGGGATCTACGGTTTGATTATTGCGGTTATCATAAGTACGGGCATTAACCCTAAGGCCAAATCCTATTACCTCTTCGACGGTTACGCGCACCTCTCTTCGGGTCTCGCTTGTGGCCTCGCTGGCCTCTCCGCCGGCATGGCCATCGGCATCGTCGGCGACGCCGGTGTCAG GGCAAATGCTCAGCAGCCAAAACTTTTTGTTGGAATGATTCTCATCCTTATTTTTGCTGAGGCTTTGGCGTTATACGGTCTCATTGTTGGCATCATCCTCTCTTCCCGTGCTGGCCAATCCAGGGCTGATTGA